From Triticum aestivum cultivar Chinese Spring chromosome 7B, IWGSC CS RefSeq v2.1, whole genome shotgun sequence:
atataactatataagagtgtttagatcactactttaatgatctaaactctcttatatttctttacgaagggaGTAACAATCTAACTAGTTGCCATAGAGAAAAGAAAACAATGTGCAACACATACATAAACATTCCATAACAATGGCAGGATATATTTATTGTCAATTAGAGAAAGGTTGAGCAAGAGCTACCTTCTCTGACTCAAATACGAATCAGCACCTCCATTATCTCTTGTTCCCAGTACACTCTCCTGTTCAACTGACTCAGAAGAGACAGATTTCTTAGCTGCATTGTTCACTAAATCCTCCTGCACAGAATCATCACCAGAGAGACCATCCTCAAAACCTGATGATCCATCATCCTCATCAACTTCCCCTGACTCACTATCATCCTCTGATGAACCAAAATCAGACATTTTCCGGCCCTTTGACCGTCGATTACCAAAATCCACATCCCTGACTTTACCTCCTCTACGTGATCCCAAATTCCCCATCTTCTCTGCTATCCCACCACGATTATGCCTTCCACCAGAAGCTCCAAACTCaattgcatcatcatcatcatcatcatcctcgtcgtcatctaaATCACTTTCCGTGCCTCCTCTCCGTGACAAACTTGACATTCTTCCACCACGACCACGAATTCCCCTGGGAGACCCAAAACCAACTTCTTCACCActgtcatcctcgtcgtcatccagATCGCTTCCCCTGCCTCCTCTCCTTGACAAACCTGATGCCCTTCCACCACGACCTCGTCTTCCCCTGGGAGACCCAAAACCAACTTCTTCACCGctgtcatcctcgtcgtcatccagATCGCTTCCCCTGAGTCCTCTGCCTGACAAACCTGTTGTCCTTCCACCACGACCTCGTCTTCCCCTGGGAGACCCAAACCCAGATGCTTCATCATCCAAATCACTGTACCTCCCTTCCCTGTGTGACAAACCCAATGCCCTCCCACCCCGGCCACGCTGACCCCTCGAAGACCGAAACCCAGCCTCATCACCAAAATCacctcccctccctcctctctGTGCAAACCCCGAAGACATCCTGCCCCGCCCTCGCCTTCCCCTCGCAGAACCAAAGCCAGACTCACCATCATCACTGAAATCAGAACTCACCACCCTCCCCCTTCGCTCAGAGCCTGGCCTATCACCTCCAGACCGACCACCTCGACTATCACCGCCAAATCGACCACCACGCCTATCGCCACCGAAACGACCACCATGACTATCGCCGCCGAACCAACCACCACGACTATCGCCGCCGAACCGACCACCACGCCTATCGCCGCCGAAATCACCGCCGCGCCTCTCTCCACCGAAATCACCGCCATCAAACCTCGACCTCGTCGGCGGTCCCCCCGAATCCCTCCCTCTTCGGCCTCCCCTGGAGGCAGCGGGTTTGCGGCTGGAGGCCTCGCGCTCGTCGCCGCTGCTGAGGCCAAGGTTGAAGGAGTCGGCCTTGATGTCGCTGACCCAGTCGCTGAGGTCGGCCTCGTCCTCGATTAGGCTCCGCGCGGCACCGCTGGGGCGCGAGGAGAGGAAGCGGGTGCTGATGGGAACGGCGGCGCCATTTCCCGGCGGGAACGGGTGTAGGTGGGAGAGAGAATCAGCACGGCGGGCAGCGGAGAAGGAGCCTGCCGCTGCGCGGCGAAGGAAGCCAAGCAGGTGGTGGCGGCCTCGCATGGCGGAGGCGCGGGGTTGAGTTTAGGGTTTAAGTGAGAGACGGCGGCTTCTAGGGGCTTATGGCATTTTGGGGTGGCTTTAGGTTCAGGTTGTCAAGAGGGAATGCTGATCAGAGATTCAATCAGGTCTGAAAAAAAAATTGATCTGTTTGGctgcgcccatatactatttggtcTGCATCGCATGAACTTTAAAGTACCTCCCAACCAACCCTGCTATGAACGGCCGAATCGACAGTTTCTAGCGAGTCAGGCTCGGCCGAAGCAGGGGAAGGAATGCGGCACTGAGCTTGTACGCCACGAAGGTGAGTTCGCGCGCGTCCCCGTAAAATCGAcgggaggatttcggctcacctcccgTCGATTCAGTCGCCCTATATAGCCCTCTTCGCCCTCTTCGCCTTACCAGTGAAACTCTCGCCACCTTCTCCCCCACCCTTTCAAGCTTTCCATCTGACGCGCATCGACATCAACGATCAGGTAAGCGGTGCGCCTTCTCCGGCCGATGGTCCACGGTGGCGCCGACTCATGTCCTCGTCTTCTCCGACCGTTTTCGCGTCTCCCTCGAGCTGCATCGATGGCCTTTGTGAGTTCAATCACCCCCTTCTTTGTACTCGTTGAATCTAGATCTGAGAGCATGTGGTGAGTTAGATGTTCCACCTTATGGTAGGGCATCGTGTAGCATGCTAGGGTTTGATCTATGAGATTGTAATGTTGTGGTGGCTATTGGTGGTGGATTTGTAAGTTATGatgcatgttgttcatatcatgctTTGTTGAGCTAGATTGTCCGGTAGTGTGTGCAATGTTTATTGTCAATGTGTGATGCAATTGTAGGACATGACACACAAACGCAAGATCTTAGTCAGACCATTGTCCTATCCAAGAGCCAGTTCCCTTCGTCCTATGCATGTTGATTCAGATGTGTTCGAAGTTTCTGGCAAGGCGGCCTCTTTTTCTGCCTACAGCCTTTGTGCTCGCTGAGCCAACTATTGTTCCTGCTGCCGCTACGGCAGCCGCAAAGGCAAAGAAGGATAGTAGGGGGAACAACATGAAAGTGGCAGCCTTTCACGTCCATGTTTGTGCTTAATAAGATGTGTGAGCTCATATCTAGTGGggttaggactgacaagggcttcaaggaggtgcacttcaACACCGTTGCAAAGCATGTGTTCGAGTTCTATGGCCAGGAGGTGACCCCCACCTAGGTCTACGACCACCTCGGGGAGTGGAGAGCTTGATGGACCACATTGTCCAAGCTCAGAGGCCTCAACGACGCCTCATGGGATCAGAACACTTGCTCCATCGTCCTAGAGGCAGAGCACTACACCGGCCACGTCGCGGTTAGCTCACGTCCCCCTTGTTTTAAGCCAGTTAAAAATTGCCTTCTCGCAACTAACAACATTGTATTTCTTTTTTAGGACCACCCCAAAGACGCGGAGTTCCTCCACACACCCATCTAGAACTACAACCAGATGTAGTACATCTTCTCCTTTTGGGCTAGCAACCGACAAGCATGCCATGGGCTCCGGTGAGCCTCTCGGTTCACCCATACTAGAGTTTCCAAACACCCAATACACAGAGGTAGCCCTTGATGGCCTTGACAAGCCCTTTGAGGTCATCCCTGTGcttgataggaagaggaagaggggcggccTGATGTAGGAGGAGGTCAGTGTCTTCACCAGCATGACTGAGGCCGTGAAGGAGGTGGCAACCGCCATAAGGGAGAGCAAGTCCATCGACATCCACCGTCGTCATGGACCAAGGTGGCTTCAGCCAAGAGGCTCTGATGGTTGCTCTGAGCCACTTGTCGGACAACAAGGCCTAGGGTGTTGGGTTTGTTGCCATGGCAACACTCACAGGGTGCTCTGGCTCAGGAGCTGGCccggcaagcactactactagttCTGCCTCTGGTTACCGTGTGCATGATcctcgacggcgacgatgatggcGATGACGACgacgtacattttgtgtagctagggcttgaaaactatttgatggtctgtatattttgctgtggtggtatatactaacccctcacgctgATGACGAACTTGTGGTGGTAAAATTACACCCTTtctttggatgtggtggtaggacgatactactagggaaaaccctagtagtagcgcgagttTTTTTGCCTAGCAGTAGCATGGGTATAACCCAACGCTACTGCTAATACAGTTACCAGTAGCGCTAGTTGGACTGGCGCTACTGCCAAGTAGTAGCAGCGCGCGCTTTCTCCCTGCACTACTGCTATTCGTTCGTATTTCATTTCTTCTGTGTTATGTTGTCTTTATACAATGTTATACAAATTTTGATACAGTAGCGATGAAGAGATTGTTATATCATTATGATTAGACCTAGGAATAGTTTGGATTCAAACTATAGTTTCAGTTTGGTTTCCTGTTTGGGCTGTCATTGGATTGGATAAAAAAGACTGAGACATTACGTTAATTCAAATTGGTCTGGGCTGCACTTAATTTTGGGCTGGATTGGTTTGGTCTGAATAGAGAGTGATTGGTCTCAAATAGTTTCAACCCATAGTCTGAAACAAAATCCAGCGACCAAATCGGACTAGCAGCCTCGATGGGCGACGATCGTCGCTAGGGGCCGCTGGGCTGGCGCTGGAtggagctccggccaccgcctcctctctctctctctctgtgtgtgtgggggggggggtgggtgagACGCCGCCGGTGACCAAGCCTGCAAGGCCAGAGTTGGAACTTGTTGCCCACCTACATGGGTGCTACGCATACATGGGTGCTATGCAGCAGTGCACCCGAGGCTGGCCGGCGTGTCTGCTACTTCACCGACTGCAGCAAGCTGCATCAACAACCATTGTATTCAGTGATGGCAATTAGTATTCATGCATGCATCAACAGCCATGGTGTTCAGTGATGGCAATTAGTATTCATGCATGCATCAACAGCCACGGTGTTCAGTGATGGCAATTAGTATTCATGCATCAGGAGCTATCCACGTCCTCATGTGCGCATGTCCATAGTTTGAAAATTTGGACAAAACCACTTCTAGGAAATGGGCTGGATTAGTTTGGTTTGAAAACATGAGCAGTTCAGTTTGGTTTGGATTATAACACTTATAGTTTGGATTGGTTTAGTTTGATTGGTACACGTGTACATGTATGGATCGGTCTGGATTTGGTTTGGATTACAAACTTTTACCAGGTCTAAtagcatcatcataataataataacaatcGTCACTATCATCGTCATGGTCATATAAAAACTCATCATCATCTATGAGTCATATAACAACTCATCATTCCAACACATCATCGTCCATGAGTCATATAACAACTAGTCATTCtaacacatcatcatcatcatcataaacataactcatcatcatcatcatcataaacataactcctcctcctcctcatcatcatcatcatagtcataaccaacactagctaattgttcttagcacatgatgagtactacctaggacctactcctctctcttggGATAGCATAAAACAGGTAAACCGGTCCatctccataatggagaatggatATACACTTGTCTCCAACTTGTGGTTTGCGCACATTCATGTTGTCTCCAATTAGTTGCATGCGCGCATTCAttactttgctccattctttgatatTGAGTCTTTCATCGTTTAAAGAAATCGAGTATGCATTGTGGTAAGCCTTCGGCGGAGTCGGTTGTAAGCTAATCATATGCATATGACATTCGGTAAACATCATGTTAGGCGCAACCTCCTTCGGGAGCTTCTGTTGAAGAACATAACAATAACAtgtatagttagcaatgtagtttacttaatAAGAATGTATGCAACCATAGTTAACAAAATCATACCAGGTTTTTAAAAAATGAAGTTACCATTGTGATGCCCcggattcaatcatacactaatcatacgcgtaaatgtgtacggtcaagatcagggactcatgggaagatatcacaacacaactctagacacaaataaaaaaatacaagctttatattacaagccagggcctcaagagctcgaatacatagctcgatacacaagagtcagcggaagcaacaatatctgagtacagacacgaGTTAAACAAGGCcgccttaagaaggcaaacacaaaaaCAACAAGGattgaagaggcaaggcctcctgcctgggacctcctaactactcctggtcgtcgacggtctCCATGTAGCAGTAGGCTCCATCAGGGTAGTGGTAGTAGTCGAAGGGGGGTGGTATCTGGCTCTTGGGATCCACCAACTGGTTGCAGtgaccggaaagaagaaagaagggggaaagggggtagcaaagcaaccatgagtactcatccaaagtactcgcaagcatcaaatctatactaagtatgcattggtatcaaaagaaagggttgtatctatggactgaactgcagaatgccagaatagagggggaaggcctagcctatcaaagactagcatcttcaagcagctctgagcatcttgcagcatgtagaagagtaaagaatagcattttaattaacaatcatgttgtaacattaatgcccagagatccttcctcgactccctacaagAAAGCAATCCCGAAGCCACATATCaaaagtatccatttctagttgtaatagatcaggatgtaagtctgaacgtccgttaccgtggacacggctattaatagataatcttccctgcaggggtgcaccacgttacccaacacgcttgattactctggccggacacacttttctgagtcaatgcccggcctcggaagatcaacacgttgcagccctacctaggctcagcagagggGTCCCCGTCGGTCTATATCCTAAGCActtcggggtcttgggcccatcgcccgttgcactaaGGATCATTGCGTGTAGGGCGGGTctaggctccaccactacaggatggtgccggacCAACCGTGCCACActactgaactggacgtctgacaaagcttcggctgatactgcgacgccgaggcccataactattcccgtgtggtggttagtgcgtaaaggccgagaccaactcagaacaaatacccaaaccattagTGTATTagtagcttgcggagacgagcagagactcacgatcggtgtgaccccgttgccccgtctcgtggacttacgacacgTAATTATCTTgcaggtgctctccgggcccgcccgaatttcacaaaggtctcaagtaaagtcaaggtaacagtgtgtccaaacatcaagggggaaaccccgaggaatcacccttggtggattccactcgatgtaatctaGGTGAAGgtatgaggaatcaccctcgaggttcacacttgaggtgttgcacgacagagtcgtattgggagtggtgaaggaggaatcaccctcgatgaccacgaccgaatagctacactacagattTATCATCAGTAGTGCGTTATGAGATATCACCCACGTCACTCGATAGTAActatgcagagtcgtacaactaaatgGGTGAAgcgatgtgaggtgtcgggctctcgtcgtcgatcacgttgatcgagtcgtcgataatgaagcaggggcaacaaggacaaggtgggggtcattgatggatcactaaccaacctgtactaagcagtttaggataagcaggtaaggtacaacagcaggtacaaaagcaggctatgcatcagaataggagcaatcaattacaatagcaaaatctaatgcaagcatgagagaatggatgggcaatatcgggatggtcaaaaggggggcttgcctggaagctccgctgaaagggaagaagagtCATcgatgatgtagtcgatcacagcggcatcaacagcggtctcgaggtctaccggagaagaagagggggaagagcaacacagatgcatgacatgacgataagcggtgctaggggtgttttAACGCAGTGATACTCGATACTGGcgagggggataacatccgggaatgttttcccgaagtttggcatttttggacaaatgaaacgaagggggacggttgcatgttcactatgctagggacgtgtgacagACGAACGGGCGGCATATTCGAATTCgtctcgtgatacgtctccaacgtatctataattttttattgttccatgctattatattatccatcttggatgttttatatgaatttatatgttattttatatggtttttgggactatcctattaacctagagcccagtgccagtttctggttttccttgtttttgagtatcgcagaaaaggaataccaaacggagtccaattgacctaaaaatttacggagattgtttttggaccagaagaagcccacggagcatcggagatggaccagaagagtcttgaggccacgccctaccccctgggtgcgccccctacctcgtggctgcctcatggACCCTccttgacttgttcccgacgccaacacctcttatataccctcaaacttctagaacagaacaaAGATCGGgggttccaccgccgcaagcctctgtagccaccaaaaaccaatcgggaccctgttctggcaccctgtcagaggggggaaccatcaccagtggccatcttcatcatcccggcgctctccatgacgaggagggagtagttcactcggggctgagggtatgtaccagtagatatgtgtttgatctctctctctctctctctctctctcgtgtccttgatatggcatgatcttgatgtgccgtgagctttgctattacagttagatcatatggtgtttctccccctctactttcttgtaatggattgagttttccctttgaagtcgtcttatcggattgagcctttaaggatttgagaacacttgatgtacgtcttgcatgtgcttatctatggtgacaatgggatattcacgtgatccacttgatgtatgttttggtgatcaacttgcgggttctgtgaccttgtgaacttatgcataggggttggcacatgttttcgtcttggctcttcggtagaaactttggggcgctctttgaagttatttgtgttggtttgaatagatgcatctgagattgtgtgatgcatatcg
This genomic window contains:
- the LOC123156504 gene encoding DEAD-box ATP-dependent RNA helicase 31, producing the protein MRGRHHLLGFLRRAAAGSFSAARRADSLSHLHPFPPGNGAAVPISTRFLSSRPSGAARSLIEDEADLSDWVSDIKADSFNLGLSSGDEREASSRKPAASRGGRRGRDSGGPPTRSRFDGGDFGGERRGGDFGGDRRGGRFGGDSRGGWFGGDSHGGRFGGDRRGGRFGGDSRGGRSGGDRPGSERRGRVVSSDFSDDGESGFGSARGRRGRGRMSSGFAQRGGRGGDFGDEAGFRSSRGQRGRGGRALGLSHREGRYSDLDDEASGFGSPRGRRGRGGRTTGLSGRGLRGSDLDDDEDDSGEEVGFGSPRGRRGRGGRASGLSRRGGRGSDLDDDEDDSGEEVGFGSPRGIRGRGGRMSSLSRRGGTESDLDDDEDDDDDDDAIEFGASGGRHNRGGIAEKMGNLGSRRGGKVRDVDFGNRRSKGRKMSDFGSSEDDSESGEVDEDDGSSGFEDGLSGDDSVQEDLVNNAAKKSVSSESVEQESVLGTRDNGGADSYLSQRRFDECSLSPATLKGVKAAGYERMTAVQEATLPIILKGKDVLAKARTGTGKTVAFLLPAIEVVSKLPPHDHDKKRPPISVIVVCPTRELADQAAAEANKLLKFHPSIGVQLVIGGTRMALEQKRMHTNPCQILVATPGRLKDHMENTPGFATRLMGVKFLILDEADRLLDMGFRTDIERIVAALPKQRQTLLFSATVPDEVRQVCHVAMKRDLEFVNTVLEGSEETHSQVKQMHLVAPLDKQFSILYGLLADHISENVDYKVIVFCTTAKVTSLVAELLSELKLNVREIHSRKPQSYRTRISKEFKESKGLILVSSDVSARGVDYPNVTLVLQLGVPSDREQYIHRLGRTGRKGNEGSGVLLLAPWEEYFLRSIKDLPITEATLPLIDLDTKRKVEKALAHVEVKDKESAYQAWLGYYNSNKQIGRDKYQLVSLANEFSRSLGLNNPPALTKLILKKMGLSNIPGLRSK